Proteins encoded together in one Terriglobus saanensis SP1PR4 window:
- a CDS encoding SIMPL domain-containing protein, which produces MLRTKHTLGLLFSFCFSAPAVLGQCPGTCPERHILSIQATGTAVADADNAVVHVGYKVFGKDAQSAYSTASQVSTAIMEALLRLGLTKSAIESSSQLIAHTPTWELQQRPLSNEERQNMQFAVVQAWTVQVKPDGAADALHTAIEAGANESGWIEWKVADSASLQAKASAQALANARTIAEATMKSSNIHLGHLISITENQNGYAMGALAGSSFGNGGPINGVFDRLQNTPVSALAISSRRVEYTVSSYVTFALEP; this is translated from the coding sequence ATGTTGAGAACGAAGCACACTCTTGGCCTTCTCTTTTCCTTCTGTTTTTCGGCTCCGGCGGTTCTCGGCCAATGCCCGGGAACATGTCCTGAACGTCATATCCTTTCGATTCAGGCGACCGGGACCGCCGTGGCGGATGCCGACAATGCAGTGGTGCACGTTGGCTATAAAGTTTTTGGCAAGGACGCGCAAAGCGCGTATTCCACGGCATCGCAAGTCTCCACGGCAATCATGGAAGCACTTCTCCGCTTGGGTCTCACGAAGAGTGCGATTGAAAGCAGCAGCCAACTGATCGCACACACCCCTACCTGGGAACTTCAACAGAGGCCGCTTTCGAACGAAGAGAGACAAAATATGCAGTTCGCCGTCGTTCAAGCTTGGACGGTGCAGGTGAAGCCCGACGGTGCGGCGGACGCTCTCCACACCGCAATCGAGGCTGGCGCAAACGAGAGCGGCTGGATCGAGTGGAAAGTCGCTGATTCCGCAAGTCTGCAGGCAAAGGCTTCGGCCCAGGCGCTCGCAAACGCTCGAACGATTGCCGAAGCCACAATGAAAAGCTCCAATATCCACCTCGGCCACCTCATCTCCATTACGGAAAACCAGAACGGATACGCCATGGGGGCTCTCGCGGGTAGCAGTTTTGGGAACGGCGGTCCGATCAATGGTGTTTTTGATCGTCTCCAGAACACCCCAGTCTCCGCCCTAGCCATCAGCTCCCGGCGGGTCGAATACACGGTGTCGTCTTACGTTACTTTCGCCCTGGAACCCTAA
- a CDS encoding Rne/Rng family ribonuclease — MSKEIFISSTPHETRLAIVENDALSEIYYERENEYTLAGSIYNGKVTRVLPGMQSSFVDIGLERDAFLYVTDFMEEAGDSADFDTDSANGSGSKGERRPARALEARPETTVEGNPETRSEGRNEGRNEGRGEGRRGGRRRRPNDRPDFNAPAQSTDEPQDFVAEEVPATPPVADGTDAEAAEGSRRWRGRRGRRRGRGSREGAPETTPGVVAETDAEPLLYGQAEEANLDLNAEESSEETYTEAPPEVQAAPEYTIERPRTERPEGRGGRDRGRGRDGRNGRGGRDQRGGREREPREERSSFAAPVYGQEEDAPAGEPIILPGESISKYRVGGDPNPAPVVAPPTDVLSSGSSFEVKGWDGGLVLPGETIRPRTPSAGGESRQESPRSSEPRRSETSQPKSEARPEGRTESRRDGRGGRNEGRRDGRGGNRNDNRGNGRREDRPRNPRPDQPAVSATEFIPVLLSEVREEASLRPATSQNYEQRVQPVETLPEHIPFVPTPVTTFQAPVIEEQKAAPVHEPVDTVAVSPVPEQKPAEPVEFEPREGDAANRIDAPRSSFRRWRERRAAEKAAREAAKLAALEALNKPEPPAHEFTTMQPTGELLSRNDPAHEAAIDAFSSPATPIAHEAAVQSVPLAGAVTTPVPAVHTHSFGQGMVEEEEEFEEDDLQIESLHAHAEEDNEEMEEETLEGGPELGTLLREVSIEGRTRAANEEADDLEDTDEPFSEEDGESSEDSDATAPAAANGEGSPRRERSDRGDRGRRDSGRRDRNDRGGDRSGARRTGGSGGGGRGGRPRVQASDLPAISDLLKPGQEILVQIAKEPIAKKGARITSHIALPGRFLVFMPTVNHTGVSRKISSDEERRRLKTILLSEKGDATGGFIVRTAADGASEEELRSDLRFLINLWSDIKSRSESSKSPALIYHDLNLVERILRDQVGDNFSAIWVDTEAEYERVLRFLQRFQPSLIRRVKLYTKETPLFEQFGVTAEIDKALKSKVWLKSGGSIVINQTEALVAIDVNTGKYVGKTTRLEDTIVKTNLDAIPEIVRQIRLRDLGGIIVIDFIDMDDRKNRNKVMQALDDELKTDRAPSKVLQFNDFGLVIITRKRVRQSLERTLSTQCTVCTGTGMVKSPITVANEIFIEMRKMYRHMDKGDMMLRVHPEVVKTLKASGSRWLLDMEELTKKTILVKSDPSLSPEQFDIH, encoded by the coding sequence ATGTCAAAAGAAATTTTTATCTCCTCAACACCGCATGAGACGCGGCTCGCCATCGTCGAAAACGATGCCCTTTCTGAGATCTACTACGAGCGCGAGAACGAGTACACCCTCGCTGGCTCCATCTATAACGGTAAAGTTACACGCGTTCTTCCCGGAATGCAGTCCTCTTTCGTAGACATCGGCCTCGAGCGCGATGCCTTCCTTTATGTCACTGATTTCATGGAAGAAGCTGGAGACTCCGCCGACTTCGACACCGATAGTGCGAATGGTAGCGGAAGCAAGGGCGAACGCCGTCCGGCACGCGCTCTCGAAGCCCGTCCCGAAACAACCGTTGAAGGTAATCCTGAAACACGTTCCGAAGGTCGTAACGAGGGTCGAAATGAAGGCCGCGGAGAGGGTCGCCGTGGTGGACGCCGTCGTCGCCCCAATGATCGTCCGGATTTCAACGCCCCCGCGCAGAGCACGGATGAACCGCAGGACTTTGTAGCAGAAGAGGTCCCCGCCACTCCGCCCGTAGCCGATGGAACCGACGCGGAAGCCGCCGAAGGCAGCCGCCGCTGGCGCGGTCGCCGTGGACGTCGTCGCGGCCGTGGATCGCGCGAAGGCGCACCGGAGACTACTCCCGGAGTGGTTGCCGAAACGGACGCAGAGCCCCTTCTTTATGGTCAGGCTGAAGAAGCAAATCTGGATCTGAACGCAGAGGAGAGTTCGGAAGAGACCTACACCGAAGCTCCTCCCGAGGTGCAGGCCGCACCGGAGTACACCATAGAGCGTCCCCGCACGGAGCGTCCCGAAGGCCGTGGCGGGCGTGATCGTGGTCGTGGACGGGATGGCCGCAATGGCCGTGGTGGACGCGATCAGCGTGGCGGACGCGAACGTGAGCCGCGCGAAGAGCGCAGCAGTTTTGCCGCACCTGTTTACGGACAGGAAGAAGATGCACCAGCAGGCGAACCGATCATTCTTCCCGGCGAGTCCATTTCAAAGTACCGCGTCGGTGGCGATCCTAACCCCGCGCCCGTAGTCGCTCCGCCTACCGACGTTCTTTCCTCGGGTTCTTCCTTTGAAGTCAAAGGATGGGACGGTGGTCTTGTACTTCCCGGCGAAACGATTCGCCCACGGACACCCTCCGCAGGCGGCGAATCCCGTCAGGAATCACCACGTTCCTCAGAGCCTCGCCGCAGTGAGACCTCGCAGCCGAAGTCGGAAGCTCGTCCTGAAGGCCGAACCGAAAGTCGCCGCGATGGTCGTGGTGGTCGTAACGAGGGCCGCCGCGATGGACGCGGTGGTAATCGGAACGACAACCGTGGAAACGGACGCCGCGAGGATCGCCCACGCAATCCTCGTCCGGACCAGCCAGCAGTCTCCGCTACCGAGTTCATTCCAGTGCTTCTCTCGGAGGTCCGCGAGGAAGCCAGCCTCCGCCCGGCGACTTCGCAGAACTATGAGCAGCGCGTACAGCCGGTTGAGACTTTGCCGGAGCACATTCCCTTTGTTCCGACACCGGTCACGACCTTTCAGGCTCCGGTCATCGAAGAGCAGAAAGCCGCTCCGGTCCACGAGCCCGTCGATACGGTTGCGGTCAGCCCGGTTCCAGAACAGAAGCCAGCCGAACCGGTGGAGTTTGAACCCCGCGAAGGCGATGCGGCCAACCGCATCGACGCTCCCCGCTCCAGCTTCCGCCGCTGGCGCGAGCGCCGCGCCGCCGAAAAGGCTGCACGGGAAGCCGCCAAGCTCGCCGCTCTGGAAGCCCTGAACAAGCCCGAGCCGCCCGCACACGAGTTCACCACCATGCAGCCCACGGGTGAGCTTCTCTCGCGCAACGACCCCGCTCACGAAGCTGCGATCGATGCGTTTTCGTCTCCCGCAACCCCCATCGCCCACGAAGCAGCTGTGCAGTCGGTTCCTTTGGCTGGGGCTGTAACGACTCCCGTACCCGCTGTCCATACCCACTCCTTCGGCCAGGGCATGGTCGAAGAAGAAGAGGAGTTCGAGGAAGACGATCTTCAGATCGAATCCCTCCATGCTCACGCCGAAGAAGATAACGAAGAGATGGAAGAAGAGACGCTCGAAGGTGGACCGGAACTCGGTACCCTGCTTCGGGAAGTCTCGATCGAAGGCCGTACCCGTGCTGCCAATGAAGAGGCCGACGATCTGGAAGATACAGACGAGCCCTTCTCCGAAGAAGACGGCGAATCTTCCGAGGACTCCGACGCAACCGCTCCTGCAGCCGCCAATGGCGAAGGCAGCCCACGCCGTGAGCGGTCGGACCGTGGAGATCGTGGCCGCCGTGACTCAGGTCGCCGTGACCGCAACGATCGTGGTGGAGATCGCAGCGGAGCACGCCGTACCGGTGGCAGTGGTGGAGGCGGCCGTGGTGGACGTCCTCGTGTCCAGGCATCGGACCTTCCCGCGATCTCTGACCTGCTCAAGCCCGGTCAGGAGATCCTCGTTCAGATCGCCAAGGAGCCGATCGCCAAGAAGGGTGCGCGTATTACCTCGCACATCGCCCTTCCCGGACGCTTCCTTGTCTTCATGCCGACGGTGAATCACACCGGCGTCTCGCGGAAGATCTCTTCGGACGAAGAGCGCCGCCGCCTCAAGACGATTCTTCTCTCCGAGAAGGGCGACGCAACGGGCGGCTTCATCGTCCGCACCGCCGCAGACGGAGCCAGCGAAGAAGAGCTTCGCAGCGATCTTCGCTTCCTCATCAACCTCTGGTCGGACATCAAATCCCGCTCAGAGTCTTCCAAGTCTCCGGCGCTCATCTACCACGATCTCAACCTCGTGGAGCGCATCCTGCGCGACCAGGTCGGCGACAACTTCTCCGCCATCTGGGTCGACACGGAAGCCGAGTATGAACGCGTCCTGCGCTTCCTGCAGCGCTTCCAGCCTTCGCTGATCCGCCGCGTCAAGCTCTACACCAAGGAAACGCCGCTCTTTGAACAGTTCGGCGTAACGGCGGAGATCGACAAGGCGCTCAAGAGTAAGGTCTGGCTCAAGTCCGGCGGCTCCATCGTCATCAACCAGACGGAAGCCCTCGTGGCCATCGACGTCAACACCGGCAAGTACGTCGGCAAGACGACGCGGCTCGAAGACACCATCGTGAAGACCAACCTCGATGCCATCCCGGAGATCGTCCGCCAGATTCGACTGCGCGATCTCGGTGGCATCATCGTCATCGATTTCATCGACATGGACGACCGCAAGAACCGCAACAAGGTCATGCAGGCGCTCGACGATGAACTCAAGACGGATCGCGCACCCTCCAAGGTGTTGCAGTTCAATGACTTCGGTCTCGTGATCATTACGCGCAAACGGGTTCGCCAGTCTCTGGAGCGCACGCTTTCGACGCAATGCACGGTCTGCACCGGTACAGGCATGGTTAAGTCACCCATCACCGTGGCGAACGAGATCTTTATCGAGATGCGGAAGATGTATCGCCATATGGATAAGGGCGACATGATGCTGCGGGTGCATCCCGAGGTCGTCAAAACGCTGAAGGCTTCCGGCTCACGCTGGCTCCTCGATATGGAAGAGCTCACCAAGAAAACCATCCTGGTCAAGAGCGATCCCAGCCTCAGCCCGGAGCAGTTCGACATCCACTAG